The Allochromatium tepidum genome has a window encoding:
- the surE gene encoding 5'/3'-nucleotidase SurE, which yields MKILVSNDDGYQSPGLIVLAEALTALGEVVVVAPDRDRSGASNSLTLDRPLRAKRMPNGFIQVDGTPTDCVHLALTGLPSIEPDIVVSGINHGQNLGDDVLYSGTVAAATEGRFLGLPSIAVSMASSAPQHLDTAARVAVRLVERLRQNPLESNIILNVNVPDRPYAELQGFKATRLGHRHKAESVVEARDPRGRLIYWIGPAGPEQDAGPGTDFEAVRSGFVSITPLQVDLTRHSALESLGSWLIGCV from the coding sequence ATGAAAATCCTTGTCAGCAACGACGACGGCTATCAGTCACCCGGTTTGATCGTGTTGGCCGAGGCCCTGACGGCCCTGGGCGAGGTGGTGGTGGTGGCCCCGGATCGTGACCGCAGCGGAGCGAGCAACTCGCTCACGCTCGACCGACCCCTGCGCGCCAAACGCATGCCCAACGGTTTCATCCAGGTCGACGGCACGCCGACCGACTGTGTGCATCTGGCGCTCACCGGACTGCCCTCGATCGAGCCGGACATCGTGGTCTCCGGCATCAATCATGGCCAGAACCTGGGTGACGACGTGCTCTACTCGGGCACGGTCGCCGCCGCCACCGAGGGGCGCTTCCTGGGACTGCCCTCGATCGCGGTCTCTATGGCTTCGAGTGCGCCCCAGCACCTCGACACCGCCGCGCGCGTGGCGGTCCGGTTGGTCGAGCGTCTGCGTCAGAACCCGCTCGAATCCAACATCATCCTCAACGTCAACGTCCCGGATCGGCCCTATGCCGAACTCCAGGGCTTCAAGGCCACGCGGCTGGGACATCGGCACAAGGCCGAGTCGGTGGTCGAGGCCCGCGATCCGCGCGGCCGGCTCATCTACTGGATCGGGCCGGCCGGTCCCGAACAGGACGCCGGACCCGGCACGGACTTCGAGGCCGTGCGCTCGGGCTTCGTCTCGATCACGCCGCTACAGGTCGACCTGACCCGCCATTCCGCCCTGGAGTCGCTCGGTTCCTGGCTGATCGGATGCGTATGA
- a CDS encoding protein-L-isoaspartate(D-aspartate) O-methyltransferase: MTATLLDPGIGMTSRRTRERLIRRLMDAGIDSPEVLRVMRTLPRHLFVDEALASRAYEDSALPIGHGQTLSQPYTVARMTQALLEHGTPDTVLEIGTGSGFQTAVLASLVRRVYTVERVGELFERAQERLGALKMRNVRYRHGDGAQGWPEYAPYRAIMVTAAPRGIPRALAEQLAPGGIMVLPIGEGPRQSLVRLVRLARGGFGHEILEPASFVPLLAGVA, encoded by the coding sequence ATGACCGCGACCCTGCTCGATCCGGGCATCGGCATGACCTCCAGACGCACGCGCGAGCGTCTGATCCGGCGTCTGATGGACGCCGGGATCGACTCGCCCGAGGTGCTGCGCGTGATGCGCACACTGCCGCGCCATCTGTTCGTCGACGAGGCGCTCGCCAGCCGTGCCTACGAGGACTCGGCGCTGCCGATCGGACATGGTCAGACCCTCTCCCAACCCTATACCGTGGCGCGCATGACCCAGGCCCTGCTGGAGCACGGCACGCCCGACACCGTGCTGGAGATCGGCACGGGGTCGGGGTTCCAGACCGCCGTTCTGGCTTCGCTGGTGCGGCGCGTCTACACCGTCGAGCGTGTCGGCGAGCTGTTCGAGCGTGCCCAGGAACGGCTCGGCGCGCTGAAGATGCGCAACGTCCGCTATCGCCACGGCGACGGCGCCCAGGGCTGGCCCGAGTACGCGCCCTATCGCGCCATCATGGTGACTGCCGCCCCGCGCGGCATCCCGCGTGCGCTCGCCGAGCAGCTCGCGCCCGGCGGGATCATGGTGCTGCCGATCGGCGAGGGGCCGCGCCAGAGTCTGGTGCGGCTGGTGCGGCTGGCGCGCGGCGGCTTCGGTCACGAGATCCTGGAGCCGGCCAGCTTCGTGCCCCTGCTGGCTGGGGTCGCTTGA
- the rpoS gene encoding RNA polymerase sigma factor RpoS: protein MSSAKDRETPENLSDVDSESFLMMGEDSEPIESGPDSDEIKLLDGDSPDAAGERLIEASEADFDATRIYLNEIGESRLLTAEEEIRFARLAQAGDNAARQRMIVCNLRLVVKIARRYLNRGLPLLDLIEEGNLGLIRAVEKFDPERGFRFSTYATWWIRQTIERAIMNQTRTVRLPIHVVKEINIYLKASRQLAQSLDHDPTSEDIAQLLDRPINEVKRMLGLNERITSVDTPYSKDADKPLVDMLQDDGSSDPTERIQGDDIHVNIEHWLGLLNEKQREVVERRFGLHGYENSTLESVARELGVTRERVRQIQMDALRRLRDILESEGFSVESFFK, encoded by the coding sequence ATGTCGAGCGCCAAAGACCGCGAGACCCCTGAAAACCTGTCCGATGTCGATAGTGAATCCTTCCTGATGATGGGCGAGGACTCGGAGCCGATCGAGTCCGGCCCCGACTCGGACGAGATCAAACTGCTCGACGGCGACTCGCCCGACGCGGCGGGCGAGCGTCTCATTGAGGCCTCCGAGGCCGATTTCGATGCCACCCGGATCTATCTCAACGAGATCGGCGAGTCCAGGCTCCTGACCGCCGAGGAGGAGATCCGGTTCGCCCGCCTCGCCCAGGCCGGCGACAACGCGGCGCGTCAGCGCATGATCGTGTGCAATCTGCGGCTGGTGGTCAAGATCGCGCGTCGCTATCTCAATCGCGGTCTGCCGCTGCTGGATCTGATCGAGGAGGGCAATCTCGGCTTGATCCGGGCGGTCGAGAAGTTCGACCCCGAGCGCGGCTTTCGCTTCTCGACCTATGCGACCTGGTGGATCCGCCAGACCATCGAACGCGCGATCATGAATCAGACGCGCACCGTGCGCCTGCCCATCCATGTGGTCAAGGAGATCAACATCTATCTCAAGGCGTCGCGCCAGCTCGCGCAGAGCCTGGACCACGATCCGACCTCCGAGGACATCGCCCAGTTGCTCGACCGTCCGATCAACGAGGTCAAGCGGATGCTGGGTCTCAACGAGCGCATCACCTCGGTCGACACGCCCTACAGCAAGGACGCCGACAAGCCGCTGGTCGACATGCTCCAGGACGACGGCTCCAGCGACCCCACCGAGCGCATCCAGGGCGACGACATCCACGTCAACATCGAGCACTGGCTCGGTCTGCTCAACGAGAAACAGCGCGAGGTGGTCGAGCGGCGTTTCGGTCTGCACGGCTATGAGAACTCGACGCTCGAAAGCGTCGCGCGCGAGTTGGGCGTCACCCGCGAGCGCGTGCGTCAGATCCAGATGGATGCACTGCGCCGGCTGCGCGATATCCTCGAAAGCGAAGGGTTTTCGGTCGAGTCTTTCTTCAAATGA